A window of Chryseobacterium shandongense genomic DNA:
GTACCCGTTAAAAAAAATCCTAACATTGAAAAGCCCAGCAACCATTTCATTCTTTCGGTATCGGCCTTTTCTTTCTGTTCCATTTGTTGCTTTTCAGATTCAAATTTCAGCTCAATTTTTATGCGTTCTTTAGAATTTTCTATTTTGGCAAGCTTATCCTTACCGTCATTAAAATTCTTTAAGTGGATAAGAGCATTTTCTTTGTCTCCTTTCTCATCAAAAATCTTCGAAAGCAATGCTTCAGACTTCATATAAGTTTCCGGGAGATCAAGTTTTTTTGATATGGCTAAACTTTTATTAACGTTCTTAAAAGAATCATCCAGATTATTTTCATTGAAATAAATCTCTGCCAGATACAAATAAGTATCCGATAACCCGAACTGGTCCCCGATTTTTTGAAAAGACTGTTCTGCTTTATGCAGATTTTCTTTAGCAGTCTGAAACTGGTTTTTTAAAATATAATATTGTGAAATACTATTATATAGTTCACCAAGACCTCTGTCATTGGGGTTTTTTCCAAATTCTTTTAAGCCTTCGTCAAAGAATTTTTTGGCTTTTTCAGGGAAATTTTGTTTTAAATAAATTAAACCGATATTAGAACAAGAGATACCAAGAGTAGAAGATTGTACTTTTTTCTGAAGCCTGTAAGATTTTATAAAATAGACTAATGCTTTGTCCTGATCATCAATCGAGCGATAGATTACCCCGATATTATTGTATATTTTTGATAAAGGGATTTGTCTGTCATGCTTTTCGTAAATTTTTAAAGCTTTGAAATTATTCTGAAGAGCCTGAGAATAATTGTTTTGTTCAGAATAAATAATTCCTTTACTGCCAAATGTTTTAGCCTGTATCTCCTGCATTTCAATGTCTCTGCAGTCGGCATTTGTAATTTTCTGTTCGGTAAGATTAAAATATCTTAGAGCATGATCATAATTTCCTAAAATAATTTCCGAGGCACCCAGATTTTGGTAAGCGATTATTTCTTCCTTCAGATTATTAGTCTTTTTTGCCAGCTGTAAAGCCTGTTTTGCGAAACTTTGCATGGCGTACGGGTCTGAAGTTTTATAAGAATCGGATAATGTATTAAGTATTGCAGTTTGTTTAGCAACATTGCCGGTACTGCGCAACAACAGGCGCAACGAATCCTGTGTCCTGTCTTGGGAATAAACGGAGAATAAGAACAATAAAAAAATAAGGCAATAATTTTTTTTCATCAGTTGTGTGTTGGTGCAAATGTAATACAAACCTTAAAATGATACCACTCCAAATGAGTGAAATCTAATTTTCAATGAGAATTTGAAAAGAATAAGGAACAAAGAATAATAAGGTCAGATCGCATATTATGGACAAAAACCATTTTCAATTCTCGTCGGAAAACCGTATTTTTGCATAGCTAAAAAGTAAAAGAAAGAATGAATTCCTACAAAAATCCATTGGAAGAGCGCTACTCCAGTGAAGAAATGTTATTTAACTTCTCACATAATAACAAATTCCGCACCTGGAGAAAACTTTGGATCGCGCTTGCTGAAATCGAAAAAGACTTAGGCCTTGAAATCAGTGATGAACAAATTGCAGAACTGAAAGCCAATGCTGAAAATATTGATTACGATAAAGCAGCAGAATATGAAAAAAAATTCCGTCACGATGTGATGGCACACGTTCATACCTATGGAGATGTGGCTCCTTCAGCCAAAGGAATCATTCACCTTGGAGCTACTTCAGCATTTGTTGGAGATAATACGGATTTAATTCAGATTCGAGATGGACTTTTAATCCTAAAGAAAAAGCTCGTTAATGTTATCAAAAATTTAGCAGATTTCGCTATTCAATATAAAGATTTGCCTACTTTAGGTTTCACCCATTTCCAGCCGGCTCAGTTAACGACTGTAGGGAAAAGAGCTACACTTTGGTTACAGAGTCTGGTGCTTGATATCGAAGAACTTGATTTCTTCCTTGAAACATTGCGATTCAGAGGGGTAAAAGGAACAACCGGAACAGCAGCAAGTTTCCTGGAGCTTTTCAACGGAGACTATTCTAAAGTAAAGCATTTAGATAAAGAATTATCCAAAAGATTCGGTTTCGAAAAAGTTTTCGGAGTTTCCGGACAGACTTACGACAGGAAGATTGATGCTAAAGTTGTTGCCTTATTAGGAAATATTGCGCAATCTGCCCATAAGTTCACCAACGATTTGCGTTTACTTCAAAACCTTAAGGAAATTGAAGAACCATTCGAGAAAAACCAGATCGGTTCATCGGCAATGGCTTACAAACGTAATCCAATGAGAAGTGAAAGAATCGGAGCATTGGCAAAATATGTAATGTCTTTGACGACAAGTTCTGCTATGGTGGCTTCAACACAGTGGTTTGAAAGAACGCTGGATGATTCTGCCAACAAAAGACTTACCATTCCACAGGCTTTCTTAGCGGTTGATGCAATCTTATTGATCTGGAATAACATCATGAACGGAATCGTGGTATATCCGAACAGAATCAACAAACATATTATGGAAGAACTTCCTTTCATGGCGACGGAATATATCATTATGGAAGAAGTGAAAGCTGGTGGTGACCGTCAGGAAATCCATGAGGTGATCAGGGTTCATTCCATGGAAGCTTCCAAGCAGGTGAAAGTGGAAGGAAAAGAAAACGACCTTATCGAAAGAATTCTTAACGACGATTCCTTAAAGCTGGACAAATCGAAACTGAAAGAAGTGCTTGATCCTAAGAACTTCATCGGTTTTGCCCCGATCCAGACGGAAGAATTTATTAAAAACGAAGTACAG
This region includes:
- a CDS encoding histidine kinase, with the protein product MKKNYCLIFLLFLFSVYSQDRTQDSLRLLLRSTGNVAKQTAILNTLSDSYKTSDPYAMQSFAKQALQLAKKTNNLKEEIIAYQNLGASEIILGNYDHALRYFNLTEQKITNADCRDIEMQEIQAKTFGSKGIIYSEQNNYSQALQNNFKALKIYEKHDRQIPLSKIYNNIGVIYRSIDDQDKALVYFIKSYRLQKKVQSSTLGISCSNIGLIYLKQNFPEKAKKFFDEGLKEFGKNPNDRGLGELYNSISQYYILKNQFQTAKENLHKAEQSFQKIGDQFGLSDTYLYLAEIYFNENNLDDSFKNVNKSLAISKKLDLPETYMKSEALLSKIFDEKGDKENALIHLKNFNDGKDKLAKIENSKERIKIELKFESEKQQMEQKEKADTERMKWLLGFSMLGFFLTGTFFFYRHREKEKTILLQKQLTELQHKALHLQMNPHFVFNCLAAISSFIMQNDKEDAVKYLAKFSKLMRLTLDFSKESLITIDKEIEALKNYLELEQLRFNKKFDFEIIKDPLIEDDTALPSLLLQPYVENAVIHGVIPKAGKGFIKITFSQRDEVLVCEIEDNGVGIETSRKLKESSVKIHKSMALEISKKRLETLEELIKKKIHLTIEEIKTETNGSEGTKVTLELPLEYIKD
- the purB gene encoding adenylosuccinate lyase, coding for MNSYKNPLEERYSSEEMLFNFSHNNKFRTWRKLWIALAEIEKDLGLEISDEQIAELKANAENIDYDKAAEYEKKFRHDVMAHVHTYGDVAPSAKGIIHLGATSAFVGDNTDLIQIRDGLLILKKKLVNVIKNLADFAIQYKDLPTLGFTHFQPAQLTTVGKRATLWLQSLVLDIEELDFFLETLRFRGVKGTTGTAASFLELFNGDYSKVKHLDKELSKRFGFEKVFGVSGQTYDRKIDAKVVALLGNIAQSAHKFTNDLRLLQNLKEIEEPFEKNQIGSSAMAYKRNPMRSERIGALAKYVMSLTTSSAMVASTQWFERTLDDSANKRLTIPQAFLAVDAILLIWNNIMNGIVVYPNRINKHIMEELPFMATEYIIMEEVKAGGDRQEIHEVIRVHSMEASKQVKVEGKENDLIERILNDDSLKLDKSKLKEVLDPKNFIGFAPIQTEEFIKNEVQPIIDQNKDLIGLEADLKV